Genomic segment of Drosophila ananassae strain 14024-0371.13 chromosome 2L, ASM1763931v2, whole genome shotgun sequence:
taatttagattaatttatatttaattttagtttagaGTAAACTAAATATTGTTGtttaaaatgaataaacaGTTTTGAACTTGTTAAACCTAAACTTATGAgaattattttactttttgtcTTCAAGGCAAGATATTTCTTGGTGTAAAACCATGTACAAAAACCAacataaaaaatcataaaatttaaaagactGGTTTTCGTACTTTATAGCCCACATTCTTTTTTCATGGGTAGCCAAATACATCCGCCGTTTGAAAAGATTTTAGTACTATTTTCTTAACAAAATCTTCATTTGTTTCTTTTCGATACATATCGAATCGACATATTTTGTCAACTTACGCcctaaatttaaaaatccaCCCCCACTGTACTTGTTTTTTGAACAGAAGATTGTCACTTGCAATCCCAACCAGTTTGCATATAAAATCGAATTCATTGATGTTGTTAAACTCTCAGCACATTGTTCTAAATTGAAACAAATCCCCAAAAGGCTTTTCTCAAAACGGGTTTGTTGTGGTTTTCACATGTAGAACTGAGAGCATTCTCGAGTAGCTTATTAGAATACAATGCTTAAAGCCAGGTGCTGCACCAGCTTACTGACCAGTCAGTTGTCAAGTATCCGAGGAATCTCAAGATGCACAGCTCCCTGGAAATCAACACCCCCAATGTGTGGGACTATGATATGATATTGGAAAAGATTGGTAAGAACTTTTTGATTTCGATATTAGTTAAcaatatcaaaaataattaaattttagggtATGGAAAAACCCAATGGATACTTTTAATTGTGAGTGGTTTGCTGACAATCACTTCGGTTGCCGCCCAACAAGCCATGAGTATCATTGTCATTGCCTCTCAATGCGAATTCGAAACCACACAGGCAGAAAAAGGTGTGATGATGGCTGCCAGTGTTACAGGTGAGAATCGTGAATCGAGTCGGCATCTCACACAGGTAACaatggaatatttttaatgcttGCCCAGGTATCTTCTTATCAACCTATATATGGGGCTACATCAGCGATGATATAGGGCGTCGCAAAGTCTTGCTTTATGGCATTTTTGCCTCGAATGCCCTTCAGTTTATTCTCATGTTTGTTACAAGCGTTTGGCTATTCAACATTATTAATCTTCTGGTTGGAATTAGGTGAGTGCAAACACATCTGTGTACAATGTAAAATCCAGAAGATACGAGTAATGACTATTATTTAGTATGGGAGGCGTATCAGCAGCACTCTATGCATACTTAAGTGAATTCAATATTCCCCGCCACAGGGCAGTGGCAATTAATTACTCCACAATGTTTGTCAGTGTGACAGCAATTTACGTTCCAGGTATCTATAGTCCTGTCATTATccttaaagaatatatatcatatatttattttagctACTGCCTGGCTGGTACTCTCCTTCGATTGGTCAATCACTGTTGGGAACTTCGTTtttctgccttggagattaaTCCTTTTCGTCAGCTTACTACCCGGACTAATCGGTGGCTTGGTTTTGTTATATTATCCTGAAAGCCCCAAGTTTCTGCTTTCGCAAAACAAGGACCAAGAGGCTGTGGAAGCTGTGGAATGGATAAGTAAATTCAACCGAGGCAAACCGATTCAGAATATCCTGAATTGCGATGAAATTCTACTAAAATCGGAAGACCCCGCTGGTGAGAACATACTAGCCGATAGCCAAGGTTGTGGCATTGGGATACTATCCAAGATTGCCCGGGCTACAGTTCCACTTTTTCACAAGCCTCATGGCTTTAATTTCATCCTATGTAATTTGGTAATGTTTGGCATGTTTTTCAGGTAGGTAAAATTCTAAATTCTCTCAAATCATAAGGTAATACTTTCGTTTTCAGTTCCAATGGCATGCAACTTTGGTTTCCGGAAATTGTGAATCGTTCATCTGGCGCTGGAAACAACTCTTCTACAGTTTGCGAAATAATGAGTGCACCCGTGGAAAAGCCAGAAAATATAACAGAAGAGTTGGTAAA
This window contains:
- the LOC6500681 gene encoding synaptic vesicle glycoprotein 2A, producing the protein MHSSLEINTPNVWDYDMILEKIGYGKTQWILLIVSGLLTITSVAAQQAMSIIVIASQCEFETTQAEKGVMMAASVTGIFLSTYIWGYISDDIGRRKVLLYGIFASNALQFILMFVTSVWLFNIINLLVGISMGGVSAALYAYLSEFNIPRHRAVAINYSTMFVSVTAIYVPATAWLVLSFDWSITVGNFVFLPWRLILFVSLLPGLIGGLVLLYYPESPKFLLSQNKDQEAVEAVEWISKFNRGKPIQNILNCDEILLKSEDPAGENILADSQGCGIGILSKIARATVPLFHKPHGFNFILCNLVMFGMFFSSNGMQLWFPEIVNRSSGAGNNSSTVCEIMSAPVEKPENITEELECTATISSKTYIDNIIVGVAFLIGFSIQGTLLNPLGRKNVLLAAIAVAVLSGVFLHFIANPTGVLIAFCLYILLPGLSISIMIGAIVDLVPTHLRSKAVSFCMSLGRLGIIAATNLMGVMLQPYCNTTFAIFTCTLVVCLIVVHYLPIRNSA